The proteins below come from a single Takifugu flavidus isolate HTHZ2018 chromosome 6, ASM371156v2, whole genome shotgun sequence genomic window:
- the scpp5 gene encoding secretory calcium-binding phosphoprotein 5, whose product MKLAILCLCLASTASAAPSFFHYLPHYGGPRQQVAPAPSQVKTPFTAAQTLTQPGLVGGYSVELLFPHRFPGTPGANTAQPFPSHGFIKYSIPQPPGRQSVEVYYPYDFSQQRILTNIPPLTNVPHLPSVLPFEIPAHIPNVAVFDSPPPSQDPLPPLQQDQPTQTSQVPEKV is encoded by the exons ATGAAACTGGCCATCTTGTGCCTCTGCCTGGCGAGCACAGCCTCAGCTGCACCT TCCTTCTTTCATTACCTGCCCCATTATGGAGGTCCCAGGCAACAGGTCGCCCCTGCCCCTTCACAG GTGAAAACTCCGTTCACAGCTGCTCAGACTCTAACACAGCCTGGATTAGTTGGTGGATACAGTGTGGAACTG CTTTTTCCCCACAGATTTCCTGGCACACCTGGAGCTAACACTGCACAG CCCTTTCCCTCCCACGGTTTCATCAAGTACTCCATTCCTCAGCCCCCAGGCAGACAGAGCGTGGAAGTT TACTACCCCTACGACTTCTCCCAGCAGAGG atACTGACAAACATCCCTCCCCTGACAAACGTTCCTCATCTGCCAAGT GTGCTGCCCTTTGAAATCCCCGCTCATATTCCTAAC GTTGCTGTCTTCGATAGCCCCCCTCCATCCCAGGATCCTCTGCCCCCTCTGCAGCAGGACCAGCCGACACAGACAAGCCAG GTGCCAGAAAAGGTGTGA